Proteins encoded within one genomic window of Empedobacter falsenii:
- a CDS encoding PRTRC system ThiF family protein — protein sequence MNNERIKVHFTDNSLINATNPISINLIGAGGTGSKVLTALMEMNHSLIALGHAGLSVRLWDDDVITEANLGRQRFAECEVGLYKSVALINRANRFTGTNWKAETQKFEKDSLGKVPENAQATIFITCLDIVKARFGIAEILKALDNGKYYHHKPKYWLDYGNSQYTGQVLLSTIGDIKQPNSDRYETVSNLPMVTDEFGHLLKQSEQQDDTPSCSLAEALEKQDLYINSSLAQMGSSLLWGLFRNGLTENRGFFLNLKDFRSQPIQVAR from the coding sequence ATGAACAACGAAAGAATAAAAGTCCATTTTACGGACAATAGTTTAATAAATGCCACCAATCCCATATCGATAAACCTTATCGGTGCAGGTGGCACAGGCTCAAAGGTTTTGACCGCCTTAATGGAAATGAACCACAGTTTAATAGCTTTAGGACACGCAGGATTGTCCGTTCGTCTTTGGGATGATGATGTTATCACAGAAGCAAATTTGGGAAGACAGCGTTTTGCAGAATGTGAGGTCGGGTTGTATAAATCCGTTGCTCTCATCAACCGAGCAAACCGCTTTACAGGTACTAACTGGAAAGCCGAAACACAGAAGTTTGAAAAAGATAGTTTGGGCAAAGTTCCCGAAAACGCACAGGCTACTATCTTTATTACCTGTTTAGATATTGTAAAAGCAAGGTTTGGTATTGCTGAAATATTGAAAGCATTGGATAACGGAAAATATTACCATCATAAACCAAAATATTGGTTGGATTATGGAAACAGCCAATATACAGGACAGGTATTATTATCAACGATTGGAGATATAAAACAGCCTAATTCCGACAGATACGAAACGGTATCTAATCTGCCAATGGTTACCGATGAATTTGGACATTTGCTGAAGCAGTCCGAACAACAGGACGATACACCAAGTTGCAGTTTAGCTGAAGCATTGGAAAAACAGGATTTATATATCAATTCGTCACTCGCACAAATGGGAAGTTCTTTGTTATGGGGTTTGTTCCGTAATGGATTGACTGAAAACAGGGGCTTTTTTCTCAATTTGAAAGATTTCCGTTCACAACCCATACAAGTCGCCCGATAG